The DNA segment GACCGGTCGGTACGACCGTGCCCCCAGCCGATATCGATATCGAACGAGCGACGACGGAGGACCTCGAGGCCGTCGCCGACGCCTGGGTTCGCCTCGCCCGCGACCAGGCGAGCTACGGATCGCACGTCCTCGCCGAACCGAACCGTCAAACGATGCTGGCAACACTCGGTGCCTATCAGGTCGACGGCGGATTGCTCGTCGCTCGAGAAACGGAGACGATCGTCGGATTCGCGTCGGTGACCGTCGAACACGGGTCACTCACACTCGATTGTACCCGCGGCCTGCTCTCGAACCTGTACGTCGAACCCGAGTATCGCGGTCGCGGCATCGGCACAGCGCTGCTCGAGGCGGCCGAGAACGAACTTCGAGAGCGTGGCGTCGACGTCTGTACGCTCGAGGCGATGGCCAGGAACGAGTCGGCCTGTCGGTTTTACCGCGAGGCGGGCTATGACTCGTTCAGAATCGGGTTCGAACGGCGGCTTTGATGCGGTCTGTTGTGATTCGGTACGATGTACCCCCGAACGGGGACGGTGCTCACCGATACACCGGTACAACGACCCGAACGAGGGAACGGTCTCGAATTACTCGAGCCAACCGTCCGTTCACGCGAGTGGGTGCGATAATTCGCCGAAGAAAAACGACACACACTCAAAGGATGAGTGACTATCGACACGGTGTACGAGCGCCAAGGGAGCATGGGTGGTGCATGCACTCGACTTGTAATCGAGAGTTCCGGGGTTCAAATCCCCGCCTTGGCTTGGTATTTGGCGTTCACTTTTCGTATCGTCGCTTGCGTCGTTGTCCGTCTTTTACACAGCCCACGATTGATTGGTGACAGAAACGCCGATACCACGCCAGTACACCCTCGAATCCGCTGCCTCTGTTGTACATCAGTGTGGTGAGGATCCATATCCCGTGTAGCTGGACAGTCTCTATTTGATGAAAACACTGGAGTATATGAAAAGACTTAGTTGCACACACTTGTACATCGACGTTCAATTCTATACTCTATAGTCGAGCAGCGGTCAGTGGATTTATATATGGGGATGTGAAGCATCCGACAATGCTACTTGCAGCTGGGAAATCTGACAGTCACGAACGACCACCGCTCAGTTATCGTATTATCGCTGCGGTCGCCGAAAAAGAGGGGGTCGATCCGACAGCACTCGAGCCACCGGAGTACGATTCGCTCTACGAGGTACTGAACCCGGAAGCACTCGATTCGCTGTTTGCACCCCGCCAAAACGGGGCTTCCAGAAGTGAAGGATACGTGGAATTTGTGTACGCTGGCTACGACGTCACCGTCTTCAGCGACGGAACGATCGACGTAGCCGAGTAACCTCCTTCGTCCTCAGGCTTGCAGTGAGGCGACGACAGCTTGAACGTGGGGTTTTTTTGATCGTCTACTCGCTCGAGTGTTCCCCATTACAGGCGGCTTCGAACACGGACTCGTGCAGTCGATTCGAAACCGTCTCCATCAGTGTCTCGAGGTTGACGGTGTCGGCCTGGTTGTACCGGACCAGTTTCTCGAGGGCTGCGTCGTCTCCCTGTTCGTACTGGTGCCAGAGCCGGACGGCGTCACGACCGGTGATATCGGGTTGCTCTCGATCGATGCCCAGTTCTTTCTCGATGGGTTTGAGACCGCCCGTGAGGCCGAGCTTTCGACAGGGGTACATGAGATCGATGTGGGGCATCGTGGTATCGACGTCGAGGGCCGTCTCGAGGAACGGAACGTCGAATCGCTGGCCGTTGAACGTCACGAGCGCGGCCGCGTCGTCCAGTTCGATCTGCAGTCGTTCCGCGGTGAGGTCCTGTCCGTTGATCAAAGTCGTCGTCTCGCCACGGCGGTGGAGGCTGACCGTCGTGACCGAGTGGCGGTCGGCGTCCAGACCCGTGGTTTCGATGTCCAGATAGCAGGCGTCCTCGCGGATGTTCTCGTACAGTCGCCAACGACTCGCGGCCGGGAGGGCCTGGGCGAACGGGGTGTACTCACCGCACTCGAGGTGGCGCCGACCCTCTCGAATAAAGCCCTCGATGCGGTCGGCAAGCGTCGGGCCGACGACGCTGCCGTCGAACTCGTCCCAGTGGGTGATGCCGTGTTCCCACAGTCGGCGTTCGGTTTTCTCGCCGACGCCATCGACGGGGAGGAAACTGTTCTCGATTTGCATACTCGAGATGGCGTGAGTGAAGGCAAAAAACGTGTGGATTGTCGGTGTGGTGGGTGCTATCGGTGTAAAACCTTCACGGAGTGTCGTACCTGTTGTCGCGCTCGAGTGTCTACTCTTTCAGGTAACTCGAGCGGGCGCTGTATCCTCGCCTTACTCGTTCACTCCGCGTTGCTTCGTTCGCTCCGATAGTACAGTGAACCGATGTACACACCTACCGCGACGCACGCTTGGGATAGGGTGTGCACTGACTTTCACTAGCTACCATAGCGGACGAGGCCTTAGCGCCCTATCTTTGAGCTAAAAAATCGGGTTCCGTTCCGTGTAGTAATAGAGTTCTACCGTATGGCCACATTCCTGGCAGTCGGCTTCGATTCCTGCAAGCTGAAAGGGGTCGTCCTTCGTGGTCGCGTCGCCGGTGTCAGACTGTGTGATTCCCGTTCCGGAGGGTACCGTCGCCGAGACGGTGGCTCGGCACGCCGGACAGCCAACGGAGACGTGGGGGCGGGCAGCGTGTGACATGCCCCCGGTAATTGGGGCTAGTTAGCTATTGTAAATGCATGCGTACCCGGACATCTCGACCGGTCATCTCGAGACGAGCGTTCCGTCATCGCTCAGAACAGGTCGATGGGAGTTCGCTCAGGACAGGTCGAACGTCAGCGGGTCGAACTCGAAAAATGCGGTTTCGTATCCGTCGTGACGAGCAACCTGTGGTGGGGTATCCACGGTTACGATGGCCGTGTCGGCGGCAGCGATTTCGGAAGCCGAAGCGCCGTAGTGGTGCCCGAGTTCGTGGTCGACTGTCTCCTGCAACGTGGTCTCGAGGATCGTCGAGCCGTCCTCCTCGAGCGTCACCGAGATTGCCATGAACGGCAACGGGAAATCGTTGTACGGCGTTCGTGGATAGACGGCTATATACTGATTTTCTTCGATATCCTCTTGCTCGCTCCCTTCGCTGCCGTCCGTGGAACCGTCAGCTTCCCCAAATCGTTCGACCTCGAGATACCGGAGGGAAATCGAAGCGTCCGCCGACGTTTCGGTGCCGACGTGGGTGCCGGGCAGGTCCTCGAGAGGTGGGCCACCCAGCTGTGGGTGGCCACCGTGTCCTTCGCCGTCGTGATGGCCGTCTTCGTGGTCGTGGTCGTTGTCGTGGTGGCCGTCATCGTGGGCATCACCATGGCCGTCGTCGGGAGTAGCGCCATGATCGTCGTGATCATGATCACCGTGATGTGCGTGGTCGCTGTGGTCCATGGCCTCGAGCGCCCCGGGTTGGCCGCGTTCGTCTTCGTCGATCAAGGTCAACTCGAGGTCGTGCAAATCCGAGCGGGCGTACTCGAAGTCGATTTCGAAGGTGGCGGTTCCCTCGAGTCGATCCGCGAGGTGGCCGGTGCGACGAGCGCTCACGGGGCCGGTGACCACCCGTGCCGTGTATGCCCCTTCGCCGGGGAGAGTGATGTTGTCGCCGTAGTGAAACCCCATTCGCTGTGAGAGCATCGACCAGGGCGGATCGCTGTGGACGACGGCTCCATCGTCGTCCCGAATTTCGAGGGTGCTGTCGACGGGGAGCAACATACCGGTTTCGGCCTCCCAGATGGTCATCATGAGGTGCATCGTGTCGTCGGTGGTGACGTCGACGCGCTCGGTGTCGCCGGCCACGAGCCAGAATCGATGCGGGAAAGTGAACGCGAGGTCGACCGCATACTCGCCGTTGCTCGCCTGCCCATAGGTTCCCATCTCCTCTATCGACGGCGGCATGTAGACGGCGTCGGGACGATTCTCCACCATCGGGGGAACGTCCCAGGCCGATTGTTCTTCGAACCCAAGTCGCTCGAGGCAGCCGGCCACGCCAAGAACACCACCTGTAACGCCAGCGCGCAACAGGTCTCGTCGGCCGAGTTTCATACACCGACGTAAGGACGGTCGCCCAAAACCACTGTCGGTTTTTCGGCTCTCGAACCAACGAACCTTTGATCGTCTGGTCCTTCATTTCGTGTATGGACAGACGGACGTACCTTGGCGGACTCGCCGGCACCGGAATCGCTGGCCTTGCGGGCTGTCTCGGTACGATTGAATCACAGTTGAGCGGGGAACAACCAGGCAGTGGCGACTGGGGTGACGGCGAAACCGTCCTCGACACGCCGACGGAAGACCGAGGGACGCCGAACCACCCGATCTACGGTCACGAGATGCCGTCGTTTTCCTTCCCGGATCCGCTGACGGGCGAGACCGTTTCCTCGAGCGACCTCGAGGGCCGAACGTATCTGATGACGTTCTTTTTCACGCATTGCCCTGACGGGGCGTGCCCGGCCTTGCTTTTGCGACTGCGACGGGCACAGGCCGACGCGATCGAGAACGGGTACGATAACGACCTCGCACTGCTGGCGATGACGTTCGACCCCGAGCGCGACACGCCGGAGGTCCTCGAGACGTACGCCGGCCAACAGGGTGTCGACCTCGAGGCGGGCAACTGGCACTTCCTTCGGCCAGAGAACTACGAATCGGGTGCGCAGGTACTCAGAGAGGATTTCGGGATGCTCCTCGACCGGATCGAAGACGAGGAGGAGTTGGCTGAACTCGAGGAAGAACACGGACACGGAGACGATTCCGATGGGGACGAAGACGAACACAGCGACGAGCACGACGACGGCCATAGTGATGGGCACGACGACGGCCACCACGGTCACGGCGAGTACACCTTCGTTCACTACAACCTCATCTTCCTCGTCAACGAGCACGGCGTCGTCGAGCGGTCGTATCCGAACGCGCTCAGAACCGATACAGAAACCATCGTGGAGGACGTACGCGCGGTCACACGAGGATAAAATGCGCCGACGTGATTACATCGCTGGCCTCGGCAGTCTGGGCGTGCTCGCGACTGGTGGCGTCGTCGCCACCCAGGGTGCAGGCCCGATTCAGGACCGCCTGCAGCGCTGGTTCGGCCCGGACGTGGAACCACTCGAGGTCGAGACGGCCGACGTTCGGGGGAGCGAACCCGGGACGATGCAGATTCCCACGCTCGAGGGACCGATGTTTCTGGATTTCTTCGGGACGTGGTGTCCGCCGTGTATCGAGCAGATGCCGGCACTCGCCGCAGTCCACGAACAGCTAGGCGGCGAAGTCACGTTCGTTTCGATTACGAACGAAGCCGTCGGGGCTTCGATTACCGAAGAAGAGTTAGCCGACTGGTGGATCGAACACGATGGCAACTGGACGGTCGCGCTCGATAGAAACGTCGAACTCGCCGAACGCTACGGGCTCTCGGGCTACCCGCTCGCCGTCGCTATCGACGAGTACGGCGTCGTTCAGTGGTCGGAGACCGGCGTCAAGACGGAGGCCGAACTGATCGACGGTATCGAACAGGCACTGTAAATGGTCGATCTGTCGCTCATTCCGACCCTCGCGTTCGCGATTGGAGCGGGCGTTGCGACGTTCTTCTCACCGTGTGCGTACCCACTGTTGCCGGGATACGTCGGTTACTACGCCAGCCAAACCGAAAGCGAAGCGCCGTCACTCGGTGGCTCACTGGCTCGAGGGATCGTCGCAGGAACCGGCGTCATCGTGACGTTCGTCGTCCTGTTGGGGGCGACGTTCGTCGTTGGTCACGCGACGTTGTCGAACATCGTTCTATTCGAACCGGTCATCGGCGCACTGCTGGTCGTGTTTGGCGTCATGGTCGTCTTCGACCGCGCTCCTTCGCTGTCGATAGCGCTGCCGAAACGTCGCTCGAGCGTGGCCGGATTCGGTGTGTTCGGTGCTGGGTACGCGCTCGCGGCCGCTGGCTGCGTCGCACCCCTCTTCATAGGGGTCCTTGGGAGTGCCCTCTCACTGTCGTTGCTCGATGGCGCGCTCGTTATTTTGGCGTACGTGGGTACTGTTACGGTTTTGATGATCTCGCTCACCGTCGCGGCGGGCGTCGGTCTGAGTGCCGGGATGGGCGTCCTGGCTTCGCGTACACGAACGCTCGAGCGAGTGGCCGGCGGAATCATGATCGTTGCGGGCCTCGGGCAGTTGTATCTCGCCATCTTCGTCCTCGAAGTGTTGTAGAGGCAACGGATCCGTGGGGGGTTCGCCCACAGGTTTGGTCAGATGACACCCCAGCCTTGGTAACTCGGGATTATCGTCGGGTACGGGAAGACTACTAATATACACAACGCCGGTTTTCCGCACCAGTGAACGGACCCGCCAGCCCATGGATACGGATGTCTGCCGTCTCCTCGAGGACTCCCGCCGATCGAGTCGATGACACACAGCATACGGGTAACCGAACTGTCGCTCGGTAGTCTCCCGTGCGTATGTCTGATGAGCATTCGCTGGAGGGGGAAACCAATGCTGAGCGACTGGTACTGATTATTTGTCCCGGAGACGACGCTCCCATAGGGCGGGCGCTCCGTGCCGAGATGGCCGCTGACGAGTACACGGTAGTGACTGCCGCAGATGTTTCGGAGGGCAGGGAGATACTCGAGCGGGCGGCTGTCGGATGTGTAGTCGTCTCACTCGAGCAGGTCTCGACAACGGATTTTGCGGCCCTTCGCGCTCGAGCGTCGTGTCCGATACTCGCCCTCGTAGGAGCCGAGAGAACAGCCGCCGCGCTCGAACTGGGCGCCACGGACGTTCTCAGGCCGGACGACCCCCCTGCTGTCGTTCGACGGCGAGTACAGAACCTGTTAGCGGTAACTGCTGACACGGCCACGGTTGCTCAGCAATCGGCTGGCGATAGACACAGTCAGAGAGACACGCCGGTGGATCCCCACCCTGCCGAGTCGTTGCGACGCGCCACGACCCCCTCTCGCGTGTGCACAAACGTTACTGAGACGATTGTCGGCGTGACCCCGATTTCTATTGCCGGGTGTTATCTTCGGTCCGGCGATCGGCTGAACCCCGCTGCAATCGTCCCCGCGGGCAGGGAACCGCCGATTCGGTTGCCACCGATAGCACTGTCAGAGCACCCGGAACTCGACCCACGGGAGATCTCAGGACCCGCTATCGGCCAATATTCGTCTTTACAATCGATTGTCGAGGAAGCGTCCGATGAAGCGATATTCGTCGCACCGATCGGTGACCGCGGCATCCTCTTTGGGAGCGGTTCGCGCGTCCGGGAGATGGATATTGGCGCTATCAGCACCGTTCAATGGCTGGTTGCACTGACCACACTCGTGCTCGAGCGTCTCGAGGACCAGCGACGGCTCGAATCGCTCGAGACCGAACGAAAACACCTCGAGTCGGATGTCGACCGGTGGCAAGCACTCGGAAGCGTTCTCAGATCAGTCGGTGATACGCTCGAGACTGGTTCGGCTCCTTCCTTCGAACGGGCACTCTGCCGCGAACTGGTCGGCCTCGAGTGGATCGAGGGGGCGTGGATTGGCGACCTCTCGTTCGATTCCGGGGCCTACAACTGTCGTGAACAGGCTGGGATGCCGGTGGTCCCATTCGGAGCCGGTGACGGGACGGTTCCCGACTCACTGTTTCGCGAACTGGTCGATTCGTTGGCAGCCGGTAACAGTACGCTCCTGTCGGCGGTCGACCTGGTGGGCTACGAAGGGTCGCTCCCCAGTGGCGAGCGCGACGAGGGAGCTGTGGGTGACACCGTTTTCGTCCCGCTGGTGTTCGACCGTCGTCGATATGGCGTCCTCGGGATTCGGACTGATGACGCCGACCTCGGTGCCGAGACACGGGGGCGGTTCGATGTCGTGGGCAGCGTCCTCTCGATGGCGAGTGCGTTTCTCGAGTGTCGTCGGCTTATCGGGAGTGACGAACGGCTCCACCTCGAGGTTCGGATTACTGGAACCGCTTCGGAAACGCTCGAAACCCAAATCAGCCCCGATCCACTCCTCGCACTGGCAACGAGTCTCGAGTGTCAGCTAGCCGTGTTGGCACTGTCGGTGACGCCACTTGGGGAACGCCACGAAACGACCGCCGCACTCGCCGTCGAGAATAGTGCATTCGAGGTACCGGCGGTCGAGTCGGCAATCGACGCGATAGACGGTATCGACTTTCTCGAAGGGGCTCCTCGAAGCGACGGGTCGCTGATGCTGTACGTTCGACTGGTCACAGAGACGATTGCACAGCGGGTGACGACCCACGGTGGGTTGATACGGACGATCGATGGGACGGGTCCTGACCCGACGCTACACATCGAAATCGCCGCCGAAAGCGACGTCCGTTCGTTCATCGATGTCCTCGATCGTCATCTCGAGGGTGTCGAACTCCGTCGGAAACAAACGGTTTCGCCAGGCGCACAGGCTGGGACTTCCTTTGCCGACCACGCACACCAGCGGTTGACCGACCGACAACTCGAGACGCTCCGACTGGCCTATCAGGCCGGCTACTTCGAATGGCCACGGGAGCGAACCGGGAGCGAGGTCGCTGGATTACTCGCGGTGTCACAGCCGACGTTCGCCCGCCATCTCCGAATCGCCCAGCGCAAACTGTACGAACTCCTCTTCGACGACGGCTGGCTCGAGTGACCTATAGGAGCCGGTGAAACGATGTATACACCCGCTCGAATCGCCGGCTTGCGAGCGTTTGCAGTGACTGTGACTGGCGACTATCGGGAATCGCTCCGACGGCGGAGGCTTCCGGATTCCCCTGGAGTAACCACGAACTACTTTCGACCGAATCGAGGGCTGTGTGTAGCTCAAGCACGAGAGTACAACACACGTGCATTCTCGATAAATTACCAGTGAGAAACAGTAGCTTACGGGAGGTACCAATACTCACGAAAAGCCGTAATTCACGATATACAGACGCTCATACGGCCTGATGGATGAATACAACTAGCGTGAAATCTGCGCCAATTTTCAGCAGTTAGCGTTCACCCCCAAGTACCGCGAGCGGTAATGCACACCTAATGAACCTCGAGACGATAACCGTCGATTACTCCGCTCGATCAGTTCGGTCGGTGAGTGTTCGATGAGCGCACAATCTGCAGACACCGGGCAACCGGGCGTGAGTGCGCTCGAGGATGGCATCGTCGTCGAACTCGAACTCGAACATCCCTCACTGTTGTTGGGGTCGACACTCCGACGATTTCCTGCAGTTTCGATTACCCTCGAGTACTGGTCGGAGCTGGATGATGGGCGAACGATGGTCTTCTTTACCGTTCGCTGTGCGGACGACGACCTCGATCCCTTCGAGGCAGCGCTGGCGGCCGATCCGACGATTTCCGACGCAACGTTCGTCGACGAGTACCCCAGAAAGCGCGTCTATCGCGCCGAAATCACCGAGGACACGCTTCGGGTGACCAGCCAGATTACCGAGGCAGGCGGACACATTCTCGATCGCTCGAGCGGCCAGACCGGCTGGACGGTTCAGATTCGGTTTCCCGATCGTGACGGGCTGGTTGCGTTCAACCGCTCGTGTGACAGTCGAGATATCTCGTTTCACGTGACCCAGTTGCGTATGGCCAAACCCGGCGAGCGGGCCGTCCTCGGTCTGACGCAGAAACAGGAAGCGCTGTTGCGTGTTGCCTACGAGGAAGGCTACTTCGAGGTCCCACGCGGCATCTCACAGGACGAACTGGCCGACCGCCTGAACGTCTCCAAATCGGCCGTCTCCCAGCGCCTTCGACGAGCGATGAACGAACTGTGTGCGTCGTCGCTGTCGAACGCTCCGAAGTAAACTATAGTAGCCAGTGAAAGTCAGTGCACACCCTCTCCCAATCGTGCGTCGCGGTCGGTGTGTACCTCGGTTCACTGGCTACTATAGCCCATCACCTCAGCGCATACACACCTCGGCCCTCGAGGCTGTCGTCTCCATGGACGACTTCCAACGGGGGTGAGCGAACCGTTCGCATGCTCGAGACCGAACGGTGACCGCCGTTACTCGAACCGGAGGTACTTCCTGTCGTACTCCGGTTCGCCCTGACGTGGATGGATCGTGATGAACGATTCCGGCGGCAACTCCGACAGTGCTGCCGGCAGCGAGGCGAGTTCGTTGTGCCAACCGATGTCACCTTTCCGTGGCGTGATGGCGACGATAAGATCGTCTTCGCTCGCGCGAGACTCGAGTGTGGGCAACAGCCTATCCCATTGCGGAACCTCCTCGAACTCGGCGGAAACGTCCTCTTCGACGAGTCCGAACAGGCGCTCGAACTGGTGGGTTTTACCCTCGACGACGAGGACGGTGATGGGGATGCCGAGACTGGCCGCCAGCCGTTTGGTGATGTGAACGGCCTCGTAGAATCCCTCGTGGTGGTCAGCCCCGATGGGGACGACGACGAACAGTTCCTGGGTGGTGTTGATCGGGTGGCCGAGTCGACTTACCAGCACCGGGAGCGTCGTCCGGTCGAGTACCTGGTCGATGATACTACCGAAGATGCGATGGCTGAACGAGCGTCTGGCGTCCCACCCCATCAGGATCTGGTTGGCCTGTACCTCGAGTGCGCTCTGGACGATACCGCTCGCGACGTTGTGGCTCACGCGCGTCTCCGCTTCGACTGGGACTTCAGCAGCCCCGCCGATTTCGGCAATCTGTTCCAGCTCTTCGCGGACGGCGGCGACCTGATCTTCCGGGCGCTCGTTTTTGTTTCGCTGAATCACCGTCAGGACGTTCACCGGATTGGTGCCACGTTCACCTTTTAACACGAACGCGAGCTCGAGCAACCGCTCTTGCAGTTCGGCGTGGTGTGACAGCGGCAACAGAATATTCGGATCGAGGACGCTGTCTTCGCCCTGTCCAGCCTCACGTTCGAGAGCGAGCCGTTTCGCCGCGCGTTCGGTAATCCAGGGGCTCACGAGGGCCGTCACCAGCAACAGCAAGACCACGGCGTTCAGCACCTGTTCGCCGAAGACGCCAGCATCGACGCCAACGAGGGTGATTGCCAGTGCGGCTGCCGCTTGCCCGGTCGAGAGACCAAAGATGACGCCACGCTCGCTCGCGTTGTAGCCCTGAATAGACGAAACGAGCCAGGCGGCAGCCGCTTTCGTCCCGACCATCACGACGACGACGAAGGCCGCGATCTGGAGCGTTCCAAACCCGTCGAGGATGACCGTCGGGTTGACCAGCATACCGACGTGCAACAGGAAAAACGGGATGAAAAACGCGTTTCCGACGAACTCGATCCGGTTCATCAACGTGCCGCCCTGCGGGATGAGACGGTTCAAGGCGAGTCCAGCGACGAACGCACCGAGGATTGGCGCGATCTCGAGTACCTGGGCGAGACTGGCGGCAGCGAAGATAGCGACCATGATAAACAGGAACTCGAAGTAGCTCTCCTGGCTGAAGTTCTGGAAAAAGCGTCGCGAAATCGGCGGGAGCAAAAACCAGGTCGCCGCAAACAGAATCGTGAGGTTGGCAAACACCGTCAGAAACAGCCAGACGGTCAGGTCGCCGTCGATAGCACCAGTCACGACGGCGAGGACGATCAGGGCGAGCGTATCGGTAAAGAGGATGCCGCCGAAGACGGCCGTCACGGCCCGGTTTTTCGTCACGTTGTATCGGTTGACGATCGGATAGGCAAGCAGCGTGTGCGAGGCAAACACTGCAGAGAGCAAGACGGCCGCGAGTGGGTCAAACCCGAGGAGGATCATCGCACCGAACGTCCCGACAATAAATGGCAAGAAAAAGCTCGTCAGTCCGAAGAGGGCGGCATTTTCGGGGGCTTCTTTGAACCCCTGCAAATCGAGTTCGAGGCCGACGGTAAACAAGAGGTAAATCAGCCCGACTTCGCCGAGCAAGACGATTGCGTCCGTGTGTTCGACGATTTCGAGCGCATCCGGCCCGATAATCGCTCCAACGACGACGATGCCCACGATTCCTGGCTGACCGAGCCGTTTGACGATCAGCGGCCCAGCCAGAAAGACGGCCATGGCGATCGCAAACACGAGGACCGGTTCCTCGAGTGCGATGCCGATGGGCGAGGACGTTCCAGCAGTTAACGTATAGGTGAACATTCTGGTCGGTTGGTAGGGAGATGGTGTACTCGTCGGCTTCGAGCACCGACGACCGAGCGGGCGGCCACGTGTCTGCCCTGCCCGTAGCTGTTCTGCCTCGACGTGAGACGTGGGTTGCTAATAAGCGATTGGTTTCCGACACAGA comes from the Natronosalvus amylolyticus genome and includes:
- a CDS encoding cytochrome c biogenesis CcdA family protein, translated to MVDLSLIPTLAFAIGAGVATFFSPCAYPLLPGYVGYYASQTESEAPSLGGSLARGIVAGTGVIVTFVVLLGATFVVGHATLSNIVLFEPVIGALLVVFGVMVVFDRAPSLSIALPKRRSSVAGFGVFGAGYALAAAGCVAPLFIGVLGSALSLSLLDGALVILAYVGTVTVLMISLTVAAGVGLSAGMGVLASRTRTLERVAGGIMIVAGLGQLYLAIFVLEVL
- a CDS encoding GNAT family N-acetyltransferase codes for the protein MPPADIDIERATTEDLEAVADAWVRLARDQASYGSHVLAEPNRQTMLATLGAYQVDGGLLVARETETIVGFASVTVEHGSLTLDCTRGLLSNLYVEPEYRGRGIGTALLEAAENELRERGVDVCTLEAMARNESACRFYREAGYDSFRIGFERRL
- a CDS encoding ribonuclease H-like domain-containing protein produces the protein MQIENSFLPVDGVGEKTERRLWEHGITHWDEFDGSVVGPTLADRIEGFIREGRRHLECGEYTPFAQALPAASRWRLYENIREDACYLDIETTGLDADRHSVTTVSLHRRGETTTLINGQDLTAERLQIELDDAAALVTFNGQRFDVPFLETALDVDTTMPHIDLMYPCRKLGLTGGLKPIEKELGIDREQPDITGRDAVRLWHQYEQGDDAALEKLVRYNQADTVNLETLMETVSNRLHESVFEAACNGEHSSE
- a CDS encoding SCO family protein; its protein translation is MDRRTYLGGLAGTGIAGLAGCLGTIESQLSGEQPGSGDWGDGETVLDTPTEDRGTPNHPIYGHEMPSFSFPDPLTGETVSSSDLEGRTYLMTFFFTHCPDGACPALLLRLRRAQADAIENGYDNDLALLAMTFDPERDTPEVLETYAGQQGVDLEAGNWHFLRPENYESGAQVLREDFGMLLDRIEDEEELAELEEEHGHGDDSDGDEDEHSDEHDDGHSDGHDDGHHGHGEYTFVHYNLIFLVNEHGVVERSYPNALRTDTETIVEDVRAVTRG
- a CDS encoding helix-turn-helix domain-containing protein, giving the protein MSAQSADTGQPGVSALEDGIVVELELEHPSLLLGSTLRRFPAVSITLEYWSELDDGRTMVFFTVRCADDDLDPFEAALAADPTISDATFVDEYPRKRVYRAEITEDTLRVTSQITEAGGHILDRSSGQTGWTVQIRFPDRDGLVAFNRSCDSRDISFHVTQLRMAKPGERAVLGLTQKQEALLRVAYEEGYFEVPRGISQDELADRLNVSKSAVSQRLRRAMNELCASSLSNAPK
- a CDS encoding TlpA family protein disulfide reductase, yielding MRRRDYIAGLGSLGVLATGGVVATQGAGPIQDRLQRWFGPDVEPLEVETADVRGSEPGTMQIPTLEGPMFLDFFGTWCPPCIEQMPALAAVHEQLGGEVTFVSITNEAVGASITEEELADWWIEHDGNWTVALDRNVELAERYGLSGYPLAVAIDEYGVVQWSETGVKTEAELIDGIEQAL
- a CDS encoding iron transporter, which codes for MKLGRRDLLRAGVTGGVLGVAGCLERLGFEEQSAWDVPPMVENRPDAVYMPPSIEEMGTYGQASNGEYAVDLAFTFPHRFWLVAGDTERVDVTTDDTMHLMMTIWEAETGMLLPVDSTLEIRDDDGAVVHSDPPWSMLSQRMGFHYGDNITLPGEGAYTARVVTGPVSARRTGHLADRLEGTATFEIDFEYARSDLHDLELTLIDEDERGQPGALEAMDHSDHAHHGDHDHDDHGATPDDGHGDAHDDGHHDNDHDHEDGHHDGEGHGGHPQLGGPPLEDLPGTHVGTETSADASISLRYLEVERFGEADGSTDGSEGSEQEDIEENQYIAVYPRTPYNDFPLPFMAISVTLEEDGSTILETTLQETVDHELGHHYGASASEIAAADTAIVTVDTPPQVARHDGYETAFFEFDPLTFDLS
- a CDS encoding helix-turn-helix domain-containing protein, producing the protein MSDEHSLEGETNAERLVLIICPGDDAPIGRALRAEMAADEYTVVTAADVSEGREILERAAVGCVVVSLEQVSTTDFAALRARASCPILALVGAERTAAALELGATDVLRPDDPPAVVRRRVQNLLAVTADTATVAQQSAGDRHSQRDTPVDPHPAESLRRATTPSRVCTNVTETIVGVTPISIAGCYLRSGDRLNPAAIVPAGREPPIRLPPIALSEHPELDPREISGPAIGQYSSLQSIVEEASDEAIFVAPIGDRGILFGSGSRVREMDIGAISTVQWLVALTTLVLERLEDQRRLESLETERKHLESDVDRWQALGSVLRSVGDTLETGSAPSFERALCRELVGLEWIEGAWIGDLSFDSGAYNCREQAGMPVVPFGAGDGTVPDSLFRELVDSLAAGNSTLLSAVDLVGYEGSLPSGERDEGAVGDTVFVPLVFDRRRYGVLGIRTDDADLGAETRGRFDVVGSVLSMASAFLECRRLIGSDERLHLEVRITGTASETLETQISPDPLLALATSLECQLAVLALSVTPLGERHETTAALAVENSAFEVPAVESAIDAIDGIDFLEGAPRSDGSLMLYVRLVTETIAQRVTTHGGLIRTIDGTGPDPTLHIEIAAESDVRSFIDVLDRHLEGVELRRKQTVSPGAQAGTSFADHAHQRLTDRQLETLRLAYQAGYFEWPRERTGSEVAGLLAVSQPTFARHLRIAQRKLYELLFDDGWLE
- a CDS encoding HalOD1 output domain-containing protein, with translation MLLAAGKSDSHERPPLSYRIIAAVAEKEGVDPTALEPPEYDSLYEVLNPEALDSLFAPRQNGASRSEGYVEFVYAGYDVTVFSDGTIDVAE